A genome region from Bacteroides stercoris ATCC 43183 includes the following:
- a CDS encoding IS1182 family transposase yields MTKIHFRPYNPNQTVLFPQRIDEDIAENDPVRMVDALVEGLNLESFRKLYKECGRSPYHPKMMLKVILYAYMNNIYSCRKIEKLLHRDIHYIWLAGYEKPDFITINRFRNRVKKEINEVFTQTVLLLSSKGFISLNVEYIDGTKLESKANKYTFVWRKTVERNRERLMKKIHVLLGQIDDVIAQEKSSENNEEVEFTPAMLTEMAGELRHALEQVSEPSAKEEKTELKKKRKQLKELEEHRDKLQEYDCHLETLQERNSYSKTDKDATFMRMKEDAMRNGQTKPGYNLQIGTENQFITDFALFPNPTDTLTLIPFLQSFSNRYERMAHTVVADSGYGSEENYRFMSENGMEAYVKYNYFHMEQRPRFKPAPFKAENFYYNEEHDFCICPMGQRMRRIGTRNVKTASGYVSENARYRAVRCEGCPLRCRCFKAKGNRTIELNHRLRQYKRRAKELLCSEKGLKHRGQRCIEPEAVFGQIKNNMNYKRFRHFGKDKVFMDFAFLAIAFNIKKMCAKLTKEDTKWLIGWFYELTVALFRCWRHINQRNLRIIAA; encoded by the coding sequence ATGACAAAGATACATTTTCGTCCTTACAATCCCAACCAAACCGTTCTTTTTCCTCAAAGAATTGATGAGGATATTGCAGAAAACGATCCGGTGCGCATGGTTGACGCCCTGGTTGAGGGCTTGAATCTTGAAAGTTTCAGAAAACTGTATAAGGAATGCGGTCGCAGCCCTTACCACCCCAAGATGATGCTCAAGGTCATTCTGTATGCCTATATGAACAACATCTACTCCTGCCGGAAAATTGAAAAACTCCTTCACCGTGACATCCATTATATCTGGCTGGCCGGATATGAGAAACCGGATTTCATTACCATCAACCGTTTCCGCAACCGGGTGAAGAAGGAAATTAACGAAGTGTTTACGCAAACCGTACTTCTTCTCTCTTCCAAAGGCTTCATCAGCCTGAATGTGGAATATATTGACGGGACAAAGCTCGAATCCAAAGCCAACAAGTACACTTTCGTCTGGCGAAAAACGGTTGAGCGGAACCGTGAACGCCTGATGAAGAAGATACATGTCCTGTTAGGGCAGATAGACGATGTCATTGCTCAGGAGAAGTCATCAGAGAACAATGAGGAAGTTGAGTTCACTCCGGCCATGCTGACTGAAATGGCAGGAGAATTGCGTCATGCACTGGAACAGGTTTCCGAGCCATCCGCGAAAGAGGAAAAGACTGAACTGAAAAAGAAACGCAAACAGCTGAAGGAACTGGAAGAACACAGGGACAAACTGCAGGAATACGACTGCCATCTGGAAACACTGCAAGAGAGGAATTCCTATTCCAAGACGGACAAGGACGCTACTTTTATGAGAATGAAGGAGGATGCCATGCGCAACGGACAGACGAAGCCCGGTTACAACCTTCAAATCGGCACCGAAAATCAGTTCATCACCGATTTTGCACTCTTCCCGAACCCTACGGATACACTGACCCTGATTCCTTTCCTGCAATCTTTTTCAAACAGGTATGAACGGATGGCCCATACGGTGGTTGCTGATTCCGGCTATGGCTCCGAAGAGAATTACCGCTTCATGTCCGAAAACGGCATGGAAGCCTACGTAAAGTACAACTATTTCCACATGGAGCAGCGGCCGAGATTCAAACCGGCCCCGTTCAAGGCCGAAAACTTCTACTACAATGAAGAACATGACTTCTGCATCTGCCCTATGGGGCAAAGGATGCGGAGGATAGGCACCAGGAATGTGAAAACCGCATCCGGATATGTCAGCGAAAATGCACGGTACAGAGCTGTCAGGTGTGAAGGTTGTCCCCTGCGATGCCGCTGTTTTAAAGCAAAAGGAAACAGGACGATAGAACTGAATCATAGGCTTAGACAATACAAGCGGAGAGCCAAAGAACTGCTCTGCTCTGAGAAAGGACTGAAACACAGAGGGCAGAGATGCATAGAACCGGAGGCCGTGTTCGGACAAATTAAAAACAATATGAACTACAAACGTTTCCGACATTTTGGAAAGGACAAGGTCTTCATGGACTTTGCCTTCCTAGCCATTGCCTTCAATATAAAAAAAATGTGTGCAAAACTGACAAAAGAAGATACGAAATGGCTGATTGGATGGTTTTATGAACTTACTGTCGCTTTATTTAGATGCTGGAGACACATAAATCAAAGAAATCTTCGAATTATCGCAGCTTAA
- a CDS encoding DeoR/GlpR family DNA-binding transcription regulator, whose translation MISIAERHKYILECLNRNGFIKVNDIAKDLEVTPVTIRKDLKYLEEKKLLYRTHGSASPINPVTPEINVQEKEKLQTNEKKRIAIAAAKLIEKNDSIIIASGSTVHMLAEQLTPIEHLIVVTASLKTAILLNAVNNIEVIQLGGTVRKNSCSVIGDYTSQLFEQITCSKLFLGVDGIDLEHGITNSNIAEANLNKKMIEASLRTIILADSSKFGRRGFGKICDLNRVDVIITDSGISKAMAQSIEEIGIELIIV comes from the coding sequence ATGATAAGTATAGCAGAAAGACATAAGTACATTCTTGAATGTTTAAACAGGAATGGCTTTATCAAAGTAAATGATATCGCTAAAGATCTAGAGGTCACTCCCGTTACCATTCGGAAAGATCTAAAATATTTAGAAGAGAAGAAACTGCTTTACCGCACTCATGGAAGCGCAAGTCCCATTAACCCCGTAACTCCAGAAATCAATGTTCAAGAGAAAGAAAAGCTGCAAACAAACGAAAAGAAAAGAATCGCAATAGCCGCTGCCAAACTAATAGAGAAAAACGACTCTATTATTATAGCTTCAGGATCAACCGTCCACATGCTTGCTGAACAACTGACTCCAATAGAACATTTAATCGTAGTGACTGCTTCTTTAAAAACAGCCATATTGCTAAATGCGGTCAATAACATAGAAGTTATCCAATTAGGAGGCACTGTCCGAAAAAACTCCTGTTCTGTAATTGGCGATTATACTTCACAACTTTTTGAACAAATCACCTGCTCCAAACTTTTTTTGGGAGTAGACGGAATTGATTTGGAACATGGAATCACCAACTCAAATATTGCAGAAGCTAATCTAAATAAGAAAATGATAGAAGCTTCCCTGCGTACAATCATATTGGCTGATTCCTCAAAATTCGGACGGAGAGGCTTCGGCAAGATTTGTGACCTCAATCGGGTAGACGTCATCATCACAGATTCCGGAATATCCAAAGCAATGGCACAGTCTATCGAAGAAATCGGAATAGAGCTTATCATTGTTTAA